In a genomic window of Tursiops truncatus isolate mTurTru1 chromosome 7, mTurTru1.mat.Y, whole genome shotgun sequence:
- the LOC101336219 gene encoding gamma-crystallin A — MGKITIYEDWGFQGRRYECSRDCPNLQPYFSRCNSIRVDSSCWMLYERPNYQGHQCFLQRGDYPDYQQWMGLNDSVCPCHTIPYTSSHRIKLYERHGYGGLVSELTEDCSCMHDHFQLNELHSLHMLEGWWVLCEMPNYQGW; from the exons ATCACCATCTACGAGGACTGGGGCTTCCAGGGCCGCCGCTACGAGTGCAGCAGAGACTGCCCCAACCTGCAGCCCTACTTCAGCCGCTGCAACTCCATCCGGGTGGACAGCAGCTGCTGGATGCTCTACGAGCGCCCCAACTACCAGGGCCACCAGTGCTTCCTGCAGCGCGGCGACTACCCCGACTACCAGCAGTGGATGGGCCTCAACGACTCCGTCTGCCCCTGCCACACAATTCCTTAC ACTAGCTCTCACAGGATAAAGCTGTATGAGAGACATGGCTACGGAGGCCTGGTGTCCGAGCTCACAGAGGACTGCTCCTGCATGCATGACCACTTCCAGCTCAATGAGCTCCACTCACTCCACATGCTGGAGGGCTGGTGGGTCCTCTGCGAGATGCCCAACTACCAGGGGTGGTAG